Proteins encoded by one window of Pseudomonas tructae:
- the thiO gene encoding glycine oxidase ThiO, producing the protein MTKQVVIVGGGVIGLLTAFNLAAEVEQVVLCDRGALGQESSWAGGGIVSPLYPWRYSAAVTALAHWSQDFYPQLGERLFASAGVDPEVHTTGLYWLDLDDEAQALEWAKCEGRPLSAVDISAAYDAVPVLGGGFQRAIYMAGVANVRNPRLVKSLKAALLALPNVSIREHCEITGFSREGERITGVETDSGPIPADRVVLTAGAWSGDLLRPLGLELPVEPVKGQMILYKCAEDFLPSMVLAKGRYAIPRRDGHILVGSTLEHAGYDKTPTEDALESLKASAVELLPALANATPVAHWAGLRPGSPEGIPYIGEVPGCAGLWLNCGHYRNGLVLAPASCQLFADLLLGRAPIIDPAPYAPAGRLAAL; encoded by the coding sequence ATGACCAAGCAAGTAGTGATTGTCGGTGGCGGGGTGATCGGCCTGCTGACAGCGTTCAACCTGGCGGCTGAAGTCGAGCAGGTGGTGCTGTGTGACCGTGGCGCGTTGGGCCAGGAGTCTTCCTGGGCCGGTGGTGGCATTGTTTCGCCGCTTTATCCGTGGCGCTACAGCGCGGCGGTGACGGCCCTGGCGCACTGGTCGCAGGATTTTTATCCACAGCTGGGCGAGCGCCTGTTCGCCAGCGCCGGGGTTGACCCGGAGGTACACACCACCGGCCTGTACTGGCTGGACCTGGACGACGAAGCCCAGGCCCTGGAGTGGGCCAAGTGCGAAGGGCGGCCGTTGAGTGCTGTGGATATCTCGGCAGCCTATGACGCGGTGCCGGTGCTGGGCGGTGGCTTCCAGCGCGCTATCTACATGGCCGGGGTGGCCAATGTGCGTAACCCGCGCTTGGTAAAATCCCTCAAGGCCGCTTTGCTGGCGCTGCCCAACGTGAGTATTCGCGAGCACTGCGAGATTACTGGCTTCAGCCGCGAGGGCGAGCGCATCACCGGGGTAGAGACTGACAGCGGGCCGATCCCGGCTGATCGCGTGGTGCTGACGGCTGGCGCCTGGAGCGGGGATTTGCTGCGGCCATTGGGCCTGGAGCTGCCGGTCGAGCCTGTGAAAGGGCAGATGATCCTGTACAAGTGCGCCGAAGACTTCCTGCCGAGCATGGTGCTGGCCAAGGGGCGTTATGCAATCCCCCGGCGTGATGGGCATATTCTGGTGGGCAGCACCCTGGAGCATGCCGGGTACGATAAGACCCCGACCGAGGATGCACTGGAGAGCCTGAAGGCGTCAGCGGTCGAGTTGCTGCCGGCACTGGCCAATGCCACCCCGGTGGCCCATTGGGCGGGGCTGCGGCCGGGTTCGCCTGAGGGTATTCCGTACATCGGTGAGGTGCCGGGCTGTGCCGGGCTGTGGCTGAACTGCGGGCACTACCGCAATGGCCTGGTGCTGGCGCCAGCGTCTTGCCAGTTGTTTGCCGATTTGTTGCTGGGGCGTGCGCCGATCATTGACCCAGCGCCGTATGCACCGGCTGGGCGATTGGCCGCTCTTTAG
- a CDS encoding DUF3094 family protein, which yields MTSRLNPEDQRRVDEYLRAPQHQVERKPFRPWLLLVLVVVVTVVLGLLSRLLSQLVL from the coding sequence ATGACCAGCCGCCTGAATCCCGAAGACCAGCGTCGTGTCGATGAATACCTGCGAGCCCCCCAGCACCAAGTCGAGCGCAAGCCTTTCCGGCCCTGGCTGCTCCTTGTACTGGTGGTGGTCGTGACCGTTGTACTCGGCTTGTTGAGCCGCCTCTTGAGTCAACTGGTGCTATGA
- a CDS encoding NAD(P)/FAD-dependent oxidoreductase, producing the protein MTHSIVIVGGGAGGLELATRLGKTLGKKGSASITLVDANLTHIWKPLLHEVAAGSLNSSEDELNYVAQAKWNHFQFQLGRMSGLDRETKQIQLAATLDEDGRELLPARTLGYDTLVIAVGSNTNDFGTLGAAQHCLFLDTRKQAERFHQQLLNHYLRAHAGDQASERISVAIVGAGATGVELAAELHHAAHELAAYGLDRIQPKDMHITLIEAGPRVLPALPERISVPVHKTLEKLGVTVMTNAAVSEVTADELRTSTGEVIQASLKVWAAGIRAPGFLKDIDGLETNRINQLVVRPTLQTTLDDNIFAFGDCAACPQPGSDRNVPPRAQAAHQQASLLAKGLKARLEGKPLPTYAYRDYGSLVSLSRFSAVGNLMGNLTGSVMLEGWLARMFYVSLYRMHQMALYGTFRTLMLMLGSRIGRGTEPRLKLH; encoded by the coding sequence ATGACTCACAGTATTGTGATTGTCGGCGGCGGCGCCGGCGGCCTGGAACTGGCGACCCGCCTGGGCAAGACCCTGGGTAAAAAAGGCAGCGCCAGCATCACCCTGGTCGACGCCAACCTGACGCACATCTGGAAGCCGCTGCTGCATGAAGTGGCCGCCGGCTCGCTCAACTCGTCCGAAGACGAGCTCAATTACGTGGCCCAGGCCAAATGGAACCACTTTCAGTTCCAGCTCGGGCGCATGAGTGGCCTGGACCGCGAGACCAAGCAGATTCAGCTGGCTGCCACCCTCGATGAAGACGGCCGTGAGCTGCTGCCGGCGCGCACCCTGGGTTACGACACCCTGGTGATCGCGGTAGGCAGCAACACCAACGATTTCGGCACCCTGGGCGCGGCGCAGCATTGCCTGTTCCTCGACACCCGCAAACAGGCCGAGCGCTTCCACCAGCAACTGCTCAACCACTACCTGCGCGCCCATGCCGGCGACCAGGCCAGTGAGCGCATCAGCGTGGCCATTGTCGGCGCCGGTGCCACCGGTGTGGAGCTGGCCGCCGAACTGCATCACGCGGCCCATGAGCTGGCGGCCTATGGCCTGGACCGGATTCAGCCCAAGGATATGCACATCACCCTGATTGAAGCCGGCCCGCGGGTGTTGCCAGCGCTGCCGGAGCGCATCAGCGTACCTGTGCACAAGACCCTGGAAAAACTCGGGGTGACGGTGATGACCAACGCGGCGGTCAGTGAAGTGACGGCGGACGAGTTGCGCACCAGCACGGGCGAAGTGATTCAGGCCAGCCTCAAGGTCTGGGCGGCAGGCATTCGCGCACCGGGTTTCCTCAAGGACATCGACGGTCTGGAAACCAACCGCATCAACCAGCTGGTGGTCCGCCCTACCCTGCAGACCACCCTGGACGACAATATCTTTGCCTTCGGTGACTGCGCCGCCTGCCCGCAACCGGGCAGCGACCGCAACGTGCCGCCCCGGGCGCAGGCTGCACACCAGCAGGCATCGTTGCTGGCCAAGGGCTTGAAGGCGCGCCTGGAAGGCAAGCCGCTGCCAACCTACGCGTACCGGGATTATGGTTCGCTGGTGTCGCTGTCGCGCTTCTCGGCAGTGGGCAACCTGATGGGTAACCTGACCGGCAGCGTGATGCTTGAAGGCTGGCTGGCACGGATGTTCTATGTGTCGCTGTATCGCATGCACCAGATGGCGTTGTACGGGACCTTCCGCACGTTGATGCTGATGCTCGGTAGCCGGATTGGTCGCGGGACTGAGCCGCGGTTGAAGTTGCACTGA
- a CDS encoding dihydrofolate reductase family protein yields the protein MTLKASVYIATSLDGFIARESGELDWLMVATSSSDDHGYAAYMATIDTLVMGRNTFEKILTFGEWPYPHKRVVVLSSTLGAADVSNGVEVHPGPIAALVDYLRDTGAQSLYLDGGQVIQGFLREGRLDELTITRIPVLLGSGIPLFGTLAADVTLQHMRSTTFESGFVQSTYRVVK from the coding sequence ATGACGTTGAAAGCCTCTGTCTACATCGCCACCAGCCTCGACGGCTTTATTGCCCGCGAGAGCGGCGAGCTGGACTGGCTGATGGTTGCCACCAGTTCCAGTGACGATCATGGGTACGCCGCTTACATGGCGACCATCGACACCCTGGTCATGGGGCGCAATACCTTCGAGAAAATCCTGACCTTTGGCGAATGGCCGTATCCGCACAAGCGTGTCGTGGTGTTGAGCAGTACCTTGGGCGCGGCGGATGTCAGCAACGGAGTCGAGGTGCATCCCGGGCCGATTGCCGCGCTGGTTGATTACTTGCGCGACACGGGTGCCCAGAGCCTGTACCTGGATGGCGGGCAAGTGATTCAGGGCTTTTTGCGTGAAGGGCGGCTGGATGAACTGACCATCACCCGGATACCGGTATTGCTGGGCAGCGGCATCCCCCTGTTCGGTACCCTGGCGGCGGATGTGACGCTGCAGCATATGCGCAGCACCACTTTTGAGAGCGGGTTTGTGCAGAGTACTTACCGGGTCGTGAAGTAA
- a CDS encoding outer membrane protein assembly factor BamD, whose protein sequence is MQVKHLLLIAILGLTAACSSKEVVDENLSEAELYQQAQADLDNHSYTSATSKLKALESRYPFGRYADQAQLELIYANYKNAEPEAAKSAAERFIRLHPQHPNVDYAYYLKGLTSFDQDRGLLARFLPLDMTKRDPGAARDSYNEFAQLTSRFPNSRYSPDAKQRMIYLRNLLASYEIHVADYYLTRQAYVAAANRGRYVVENFQETPSVGDGLAVMTEAYMRLHLDELAATSLETLKLNYPDHPSLVDGQFVPQQNEADNRSWLSKATLGLIDTATPLPPGETRANQDVIKQYQDAKDAIPQELQPKDANGDVIQEENHEAQGNNDDRSWFSYMTFGVFD, encoded by the coding sequence ATGCAAGTGAAACACCTGCTGCTGATCGCCATCCTCGGACTGACCGCTGCTTGTTCTTCGAAGGAAGTCGTCGACGAAAACCTGAGCGAAGCCGAGCTGTACCAGCAGGCGCAGGCCGACCTGGACAACCACAGCTACACCAGCGCCACAAGCAAGCTCAAGGCTCTGGAATCGCGCTATCCGTTCGGCCGCTATGCCGACCAGGCCCAGCTCGAGCTGATCTACGCCAACTACAAGAACGCTGAACCGGAGGCCGCCAAGTCTGCCGCCGAGCGTTTCATTCGCTTGCACCCACAGCATCCGAACGTCGACTACGCCTACTACCTCAAGGGTCTGACCTCTTTCGACCAGGACCGCGGCCTGCTGGCGCGTTTCCTGCCGCTGGACATGACCAAGCGTGACCCCGGTGCTGCCCGCGACTCGTACAACGAGTTCGCCCAACTGACCAGCCGCTTCCCCAACAGCCGCTATTCGCCAGACGCCAAGCAGCGCATGATCTACCTGCGCAACCTGCTGGCTTCCTACGAAATCCATGTGGCCGACTACTACCTGACCCGTCAGGCCTATGTCGCTGCCGCCAACCGTGGCCGCTATGTTGTAGAGAACTTCCAGGAAACCCCATCGGTCGGCGACGGCCTGGCGGTGATGACCGAAGCCTACATGCGCCTGCACCTGGACGAACTGGCTGCCACCAGCCTGGAAACCCTCAAGCTCAACTACCCGGATCACCCAAGCCTGGTCGATGGCCAGTTCGTGCCGCAGCAGAACGAAGCCGACAACCGTTCGTGGCTGTCCAAGGCCACCCTGGGCCTGATCGATACCGCCACGCCGCTGCCGCCGGGCGAAACCCGCGCCAACCAGGACGTGATCAAGCAGTATCAGGATGCCAAAGACGCGATCCCGCAAGAGCTGCAGCCTAAAGATGCCAACGGCGACGTCATCCAGGAAGAGAACCACGAAGCCCAAGGTAACAACGACGACCGCTCCTGGTTCAGCTACATGACCTTCGGTGTGTTCGACTGA
- a CDS encoding type IV pilin protein, with the protein MYNLHKGLSLIELLLVVAVVGMLAGIAYPSYSEQVRKAARTEIAGLLFESAQLLERHYSRAGQYADSQDLVTPLAAGTKHYRLHAVRHSASFMLTARRTPGGLMSNDRCADFELDQAGVRGNPGAVDGGRGCWGG; encoded by the coding sequence ATGTACAACCTGCACAAAGGCCTGAGCCTGATTGAACTGTTGCTTGTCGTCGCCGTGGTCGGCATGCTGGCGGGCATTGCCTATCCCAGCTACAGCGAACAGGTCCGCAAGGCCGCACGCACGGAAATTGCCGGGTTGCTGTTCGAAAGCGCACAGCTGCTGGAGCGCCACTATTCACGGGCCGGCCAATATGCCGACAGCCAGGACCTGGTCACCCCTTTGGCGGCCGGGACCAAGCACTATCGGCTGCATGCCGTACGTCATTCGGCGTCATTCATGCTCACTGCCCGACGCACTCCGGGAGGTTTGATGAGCAATGACCGCTGCGCCGATTTCGAACTCGACCAGGCCGGTGTGCGTGGTAATCCGGGTGCCGTTGATGGCGGCCGTGGCTGCTGGGGTGGCTGA
- the rluD gene encoding 23S rRNA pseudouridine(1911/1915/1917) synthase RluD produces the protein MSEIIQLRAEVPSELGGQRLDQIAAQLFAEHSRSRLSTWIKEGRLTVDGAVLRPRDIVHGGALLALDAEQEAQGEWVAQAIELDIVYEDDHILVINKPAGLVVHPAAGHADGTLLNALLHHVPDIINVPRAGIVHRLDKDTTGLMVVAKTIQAQTQLVAQLQSRSVSRIYECIVIGVVTAGGKINAPIGRHGGQRQRMAVTEGGKPAVSHYRVLERFRSHTHVRVKLETGRTHQIRVHMAHVNFPLVGDPVYGGRFRIPPAASLTMVDALKTFPRQALHARFLELDHPVTGERMGWESALPDDFVWLLSLLKQDREAFVG, from the coding sequence ATGTCCGAGATCATTCAACTTCGCGCAGAGGTGCCGTCCGAATTGGGCGGGCAACGCCTCGACCAAATCGCCGCCCAATTGTTCGCTGAGCACTCGCGCTCGCGCCTGTCCACCTGGATCAAGGAGGGGCGCCTGACGGTCGATGGCGCAGTCCTGCGTCCGCGCGATATCGTCCATGGCGGCGCTCTGCTGGCGCTCGACGCCGAGCAGGAAGCCCAGGGCGAGTGGGTGGCCCAGGCCATCGAGCTGGACATCGTCTATGAAGATGACCACATCCTGGTGATCAACAAGCCTGCCGGGCTTGTGGTCCACCCGGCTGCCGGTCACGCCGATGGCACCTTGCTCAATGCCCTGTTGCACCATGTGCCGGACATTATCAATGTGCCGCGCGCCGGTATCGTCCATCGCCTGGACAAGGACACCACCGGTCTGATGGTGGTGGCCAAGACCATTCAGGCGCAGACCCAGCTGGTCGCCCAGTTGCAAAGCCGCAGCGTCAGCCGCATCTATGAATGCATCGTGATCGGTGTGGTCACCGCTGGCGGCAAGATCAACGCGCCAATTGGCCGCCACGGCGGTCAGCGCCAGCGCATGGCGGTCACCGAAGGCGGCAAGCCGGCGGTCAGCCACTACCGCGTACTGGAGCGTTTCCGCTCGCACACCCACGTGCGGGTCAAGCTGGAAACCGGGCGTACCCACCAGATCCGCGTGCACATGGCCCACGTCAACTTCCCGTTGGTCGGCGACCCGGTCTATGGCGGGCGTTTCCGTATCCCGCCAGCCGCCAGCCTGACCATGGTCGACGCGCTCAAGACCTTCCCGCGCCAGGCCCTGCATGCACGCTTCCTGGAGCTGGATCACCCGGTGACCGGCGAGCGCATGGGCTGGGAGTCGGCGCTGCCGGATGATTTCGTCTGGCTGCTGTCGCTGCTCAAGCAGGACCGCGAGGCCTTCGTCGGATGA
- a CDS encoding DUF1780 domain-containing protein yields MDDSDYLRLLTIQAEQANAFLSNARKWERERWVCQRLLQGLNIPYRSEDFAAAGQEPPDVLFRDAAFEVFFVLDEGRRLNDEWREELQRRRSAFSLSQLVRREVRPRRISAQELLQRLAPTLRKKSHNYQERGLDLSELDIIAFASLKREVLDLNSHFPPPTEYLRQGWRSLSLVGPTFARVLFAHPDAPDFLRSNLGRSIVFDVGISL; encoded by the coding sequence ATGGACGACTCAGACTACTTGCGCCTGCTCACCATTCAGGCCGAACAAGCCAATGCGTTTCTTTCCAATGCCCGTAAATGGGAACGTGAGCGTTGGGTCTGCCAGCGCCTGCTGCAAGGCCTGAATATTCCCTACCGCAGCGAAGACTTTGCCGCCGCCGGGCAAGAGCCGCCTGACGTGCTGTTTCGCGATGCGGCCTTCGAGGTGTTTTTCGTGCTCGACGAAGGCCGGCGCCTGAACGATGAGTGGCGCGAAGAGCTGCAGCGCCGGCGCAGCGCCTTCTCCCTCAGCCAGTTGGTGCGCCGCGAGGTCCGGCCACGGCGGATCAGCGCCCAGGAGTTGCTGCAGCGCCTGGCGCCGACCTTGCGCAAGAAATCGCACAACTACCAGGAACGCGGCCTGGACCTGAGCGAGCTGGACATCATTGCCTTTGCCAGCCTCAAGCGCGAAGTGCTCGACCTCAACAGCCACTTCCCACCGCCCACCGAGTACTTGCGCCAGGGCTGGCGCTCGTTGTCGCTGGTGGGCCCGACCTTTGCCCGGGTGCTGTTCGCCCACCCGGATGCGCCGGATTTTCTGCGCAGCAACCTGGGGCGCAGCATTGTGTTTGATGTCGGTATCAGCCTCTGA
- a CDS encoding PilX N-terminal domain-containing pilus assembly protein: MARAGSQRGVILLISLVLLGLLAVLGISAMVSATLQVRMAGNLVSALHNFEHAEQTLLQGEAQVVRALPCTYCLPPPEAGRVRAAGVYRGEGASSGLSWQSASSGFYLVQNLGHSTLAAQLPANLAVTLYRITAVSHGGAGRSVLESVYAQPVEEGARPPRRILWRQLH; the protein is encoded by the coding sequence ATGGCTAGGGCCGGGAGCCAGCGCGGGGTGATCCTGCTGATCAGCCTGGTGCTGCTGGGGCTGTTGGCTGTGCTCGGCATCTCGGCCATGGTCAGTGCCACCCTGCAGGTGCGCATGGCAGGCAACCTGGTGTCAGCCCTGCATAACTTCGAGCATGCCGAGCAGACCTTGCTGCAGGGTGAGGCGCAGGTGGTACGGGCGCTGCCGTGCACTTACTGTTTGCCGCCGCCTGAGGCCGGGCGGGTGAGGGCGGCGGGTGTCTATCGCGGTGAAGGCGCAAGTTCCGGCCTGAGCTGGCAAAGCGCTTCGAGCGGCTTCTACCTGGTGCAGAACCTTGGCCACAGCACCCTCGCCGCACAGTTACCGGCCAACCTGGCGGTCACCCTGTACCGGATCACCGCAGTCAGCCATGGCGGGGCAGGGCGTAGCGTGCTGGAAAGCGTGTATGCACAGCCTGTAGAAGAGGGCGCCCGCCCACCCAGGCGCATCCTCTGGCGGCAACTTCATTAG
- the clpB gene encoding ATP-dependent chaperone ClpB — protein MRIDRLTSKLQLALSDSQSLAVGMDHPAIEPAHLLQALIDQQGGSIKPLLMQVGFDVNSLRKALSKELDQLPKIQNPTGDVNMSQDLARLLNQADRLAQQKGDQFISSELVLLAAMDENSKVGKLLLSQGVSKKALENAISNLRGGEAVNDPNAEESRQALDKYTVDLTKRAEDGKLDPVIGRDDEIRRTIQVLQRRTKNNPVLIGEPGVGKTAIAEGLAQRIINGEVPDGLKGKRLLSLDMGALIAGAKFRGEFEERLKSLLNELSKQEGQIILFIDELHTMVGAGKGEGSMDAGNMLKPALARGELHCVGATTLNEYRQYIEKDAALERRFQKVLVEEPSEEDTIAILRGLKERYEVHHKVAITDGAIIAAAKLSHRYITDRQLPDKAIDLIDEAASRIRMEIDSKPEVLDRLERRLIQLKVESQALKKEDDEAAIKRLEKLTEEIARLEREYADLEEVWTSEKAEVQGSAQIQQKIEQSRQELEAARRKGDLSRMAELQYGVIPDLERSLQMVDQHGKAENQLLRNKVTEEEIAEVVSKWTGIPVSKMLEGEREKLLKMESLLHDRVIGQEEAVVAVSNAVRRSRAGLSDPNRPSGSFLFLGPTGVGKTELCKALAEFLFDTEEAMVRIDMSEFMEKHSVARLIGAPPGYVGYEEGGYLTEAVRRKPYAVVLLDEVEKAHPDVFNVLLQVLEDGRLTDSHGRTVDFRNTVIVMTSNLGSSQIQELVGDREAQRAAVMDAVGVHFRPEFINRIDEVVVFEPLGREQIAGITQIQLGRLRGRLAERELSLELSPEALDKLIAVGYDPVYGARPLKRAIQRWIENPLAQLILSGKFLPGSAITAKVAGEEIVFA, from the coding sequence ATGCGAATAGACCGTTTGACCAGCAAGCTGCAATTAGCGTTATCTGATTCCCAATCCCTGGCTGTGGGCATGGACCATCCAGCCATCGAACCTGCGCACTTGTTGCAGGCCCTGATCGATCAGCAGGGCGGTTCGATCAAGCCGCTGCTGATGCAGGTCGGCTTCGACGTCAACAGCCTGCGCAAGGCGTTGAGCAAAGAGCTCGACCAACTGCCGAAAATCCAGAACCCCACGGGCGACGTGAACATGTCCCAGGACCTGGCGCGCCTGCTCAACCAGGCCGACCGCCTGGCCCAGCAAAAGGGCGACCAGTTCATTTCCAGCGAGCTGGTGCTGCTGGCGGCCATGGACGAGAACAGCAAAGTCGGCAAGTTGCTGCTCAGCCAGGGCGTCAGCAAAAAGGCCCTGGAAAATGCCATCAGCAACCTGCGTGGTGGCGAGGCGGTCAATGACCCCAACGCCGAAGAGTCGCGCCAGGCCCTGGACAAGTACACCGTCGACCTGACCAAGCGCGCCGAAGACGGCAAGCTTGACCCGGTGATCGGCCGTGACGATGAAATTCGCCGTACCATCCAGGTGCTGCAACGCCGGACCAAGAACAACCCGGTGCTGATCGGTGAGCCTGGCGTAGGTAAAACCGCCATCGCCGAAGGCCTGGCCCAGCGCATCATTAATGGTGAAGTGCCCGACGGCCTCAAGGGCAAGCGCCTGCTGTCGCTGGACATGGGTGCGCTGATCGCCGGGGCCAAGTTCCGCGGCGAGTTCGAAGAGCGCCTCAAGTCCCTGCTCAATGAACTGTCCAAGCAGGAAGGGCAGATCATTCTGTTCATCGACGAGCTGCATACCATGGTCGGCGCCGGTAAAGGCGAAGGCTCGATGGATGCCGGCAACATGCTCAAGCCGGCCCTTGCCCGAGGCGAGCTGCACTGCGTCGGCGCCACCACGCTGAACGAGTACCGCCAGTACATTGAAAAGGACGCAGCACTTGAGCGGCGTTTCCAGAAGGTGCTGGTAGAAGAGCCGAGCGAAGAAGACACCATCGCCATCCTGCGTGGCCTCAAGGAGCGTTACGAGGTGCACCACAAAGTGGCGATCACCGACGGCGCGATCATCGCCGCGGCCAAGCTCAGCCATCGCTACATCACCGACCGTCAGTTGCCGGACAAGGCCATCGACCTGATCGACGAAGCGGCCAGCCGCATCCGCATGGAGATCGACTCCAAGCCCGAAGTGCTCGATCGTCTGGAGCGCCGCCTGATTCAACTGAAGGTTGAGTCCCAGGCGCTGAAGAAAGAAGACGACGAAGCGGCGATCAAGCGCCTGGAGAAGCTCACCGAAGAGATTGCCCGGCTTGAGCGCGAGTACGCCGACCTGGAAGAGGTCTGGACCTCGGAAAAAGCCGAAGTACAGGGCTCGGCGCAGATCCAGCAGAAAATCGAGCAGTCGCGTCAGGAACTCGAAGCGGCCCGCCGCAAAGGCGACCTCAGCCGCATGGCCGAGCTGCAGTATGGGGTGATCCCGGACCTGGAGCGCAGCCTGCAGATGGTCGACCAGCACGGCAAGGCCGAGAACCAGTTGCTGCGTAACAAGGTGACTGAGGAAGAAATCGCCGAAGTGGTTTCCAAGTGGACCGGCATCCCGGTGTCGAAGATGCTCGAAGGCGAGCGGGAAAAACTGCTGAAGATGGAAAGCCTGCTGCACGATCGGGTGATCGGCCAGGAAGAAGCGGTGGTGGCGGTTTCCAACGCCGTGCGCCGTTCGCGTGCCGGCCTGTCGGACCCGAACCGCCCAAGCGGCTCGTTCCTGTTCCTCGGCCCGACCGGTGTCGGTAAAACCGAGCTGTGCAAGGCGTTGGCCGAATTCCTCTTTGATACTGAAGAGGCGATGGTGCGTATCGACATGTCCGAGTTCATGGAGAAACACTCCGTGGCTCGCCTGATCGGGGCACCACCAGGCTACGTAGGTTATGAAGAAGGCGGCTACCTGACCGAAGCGGTGCGGCGTAAACCTTATGCGGTGGTGCTGCTCGACGAGGTCGAGAAGGCTCACCCGGATGTGTTCAACGTGTTGCTGCAGGTGCTGGAAGACGGTCGCTTGACTGACAGCCACGGGCGCACGGTAGATTTTCGCAATACCGTGATCGTCATGACCTCCAACCTGGGCTCTTCGCAAATCCAGGAACTGGTGGGCGATCGTGAAGCGCAGCGTGCGGCGGTGATGGATGCCGTGGGCGTGCACTTCAGGCCGGAGTTCATCAACCGCATCGACGAAGTGGTGGTGTTCGAACCTCTGGGCCGCGAGCAGATCGCTGGCATCACCCAGATCCAGCTCGGTCGCCTGCGCGGTCGCCTGGCCGAACGTGAGCTGAGCCTTGAGCTGAGCCCCGAGGCGCTGGATAAACTGATCGCCGTCGGTTACGACCCGGTCTATGGCGCACGGCCGCTCAAACGCGCGATCCAGCGCTGGATCGAGAACCCGTTGGCGCAGCTGATCCTGTCGGGCAAGTTCCTGCCAGGCAGCGCCATCACGGCGAAGGTTGCGGGCGAAGAGATCGTCTTCGCCTGA
- the pgeF gene encoding peptidoglycan editing factor PgeF encodes MSELTQALLFPDWPAPAGVRACVTTRSGGVSLPPYESFNLGDHVGDAPAAVAENRRRLTAEFGIQPAWLKQVHGVVVADADPSVIAEADASFSATPGIACTVMTADCLPVLFCDRAGTRVAAAHAGWRGLANGVLEATLDRLALAPEEVLVWLGPAIGPQAFEVGLEVRDAFTAVHPQTAQAFVPGAQPGKLMADIYQLARLRLAARGVKAVYGGGLCTVSDPRFYSYRRTPQGGRFASLVWLAPR; translated from the coding sequence ATGAGCGAGCTGACGCAAGCGCTGCTGTTTCCCGACTGGCCTGCGCCAGCCGGAGTACGCGCCTGCGTCACCACGCGCAGCGGCGGGGTCAGCCTGCCGCCTTATGAAAGCTTCAACCTCGGTGACCATGTTGGCGATGCGCCAGCAGCGGTGGCCGAGAACCGCCGACGCCTGACCGCCGAATTCGGTATCCAGCCGGCCTGGCTCAAACAGGTGCATGGCGTGGTGGTGGCGGATGCCGACCCCAGCGTTATCGCCGAGGCCGATGCCAGTTTCAGCGCCACCCCCGGCATTGCCTGCACGGTAATGACCGCCGATTGCCTGCCGGTGCTGTTCTGCGACCGCGCCGGCACCCGCGTAGCCGCCGCTCATGCGGGCTGGCGCGGGTTGGCCAACGGTGTTCTGGAAGCCACCCTGGACCGCCTGGCGCTGGCGCCAGAAGAGGTGCTGGTGTGGCTCGGCCCGGCCATCGGTCCGCAAGCCTTTGAAGTAGGCCTGGAAGTTCGCGACGCCTTCACCGCCGTTCATCCGCAAACCGCCCAGGCCTTTGTGCCCGGTGCCCAACCCGGCAAGCTGATGGCCGATATTTACCAACTGGCCCGTCTGCGCCTTGCGGCGCGCGGCGTCAAAGCGGTCTATGGTGGTGGCTTGTGCACCGTCAGCGACCCGCGCTTCTATTCTTATCGGCGCACCCCTCAGGGTGGCCGCTTCGCTTCCCTGGTCTGGCTGGCACCTCGCTGA
- a CDS encoding PP0621 family protein codes for MVRLLFWIALIAAAFWLWRKFKASNAAAQNNSLEDPLKMVRCAHCGVHLPNDRALHRGSQWYCSQAHLEQGPGAQR; via the coding sequence ATGGTTCGCCTACTTTTCTGGATTGCCCTGATTGCCGCCGCGTTCTGGCTGTGGCGCAAGTTCAAGGCCAGCAATGCTGCTGCGCAGAACAACAGCCTCGAAGACCCGCTGAAGATGGTGCGTTGCGCCCATTGCGGCGTGCATTTGCCCAATGACCGGGCCTTGCATCGCGGCTCGCAGTGGTATTGCAGCCAGGCACACCTGGAGCAGGGGCCTGGGGCGCAGCGCTGA